Part of the Arsenicicoccus sp. oral taxon 190 genome, ATCGGGATCGACGTCGTCCCCCCGCGCCGGCCGCTGACCGGCGTCGACTTCGTGCGGGTCGACCTGCGCAACCCCGTCATGGGGCGGCTCGTGGAGCAGTACTCCGTGGACACCGTCGTCCACATGGGCGTGATCGCGACCCCCACCGCGGCCGGTGGACGCGCCTCCCAGAAGGAGATCAACATCATCGGCACGATGCAGCTGCTCGCGGCGTGCCAGAAGGCACCGTCGGTGCGGCGGGTGGCGGTGAAGTCGGCGGCCGCGGTCTACGGTGCCTCGCCCCACGACCCCGCCGTCTTCCGCGAGACCGCCGCGCTCGGCATCCGCACCGCCAACGGTTTCGGCCGGGACTCCTCCGAGGTCGAGTCGTATGTCGCGGGCTTCGCCCGGCGCCGCCCCGACGTCGAGGTGAGCGTCCTGCGCTTCGCCAACGTCATCGGGCCGAGCATCGCCACGGGCCTGACCGACTACTTCAGCCTGCCCGTGATGCCGGTGCCGGCGGGCTTCGACGGCCGGCTGCAGTTCGTCCACGAGGACGACTGCGTGCGGGCGATGGTGCTCGCGGCGACCGGCCCGGCCGAGCGCGTCACCGGGGTCACCAACGTCGCGGGGGACGGCGTGCTGACCGTCGTGCAGTGCGCCCGGCTGCTGCGCCGCCCCCTCGTGCAGGCCCCGCTCGAGGCCGAGGGGATGCTGCGGCGGGGCTACCGCTGGTCCCGGATGGCGGAGTTCCCCGACGGGCAGTACCGCCAGCTCGCCTACGGCCGGGTCGTCGACACCACCCGGATGCGCGAGCAGCTGGGCTTCACGCCGACCTTCACCACCCGCGAGGCCTTCGAGTCGTTCGCGGCGACGGCCAGCCTGACGGTGCCGGGGGTGGACCTGGCCCGCACCGGTCTCCACCGGGCGCAGGTGGTGCTCGCGGCGATGGGGGTCCTCCCGGACCCGTCCGCCACGGCGGGAGCCCGGTCGTGACCGCTCCCACCCCGTCGCAGGGGCAGCCGCTGGACCTCGACGCGCTGGTCGACGCCCTGGTCC contains:
- a CDS encoding NAD-dependent epimerase/dehydratase family protein — its product is MPDVVLVTGVSRLLGGLAAAALAARSDVGRVIGIDVVPPRRPLTGVDFVRVDLRNPVMGRLVEQYSVDTVVHMGVIATPTAAGGRASQKEINIIGTMQLLAACQKAPSVRRVAVKSAAAVYGASPHDPAVFRETAALGIRTANGFGRDSSEVESYVAGFARRRPDVEVSVLRFANVIGPSIATGLTDYFSLPVMPVPAGFDGRLQFVHEDDCVRAMVLAATGPAERVTGVTNVAGDGVLTVVQCARLLRRPLVQAPLEAEGMLRRGYRWSRMAEFPDGQYRQLAYGRVVDTTRMREQLGFTPTFTTREAFESFAATASLTVPGVDLARTGLHRAQVVLAAMGVLPDPSATAGARS